TTTGAAAGGTATAATTCCGCCAATCGCTGCTGGGCAAACGAATAATAAAATGAGGACGCAGGTACTTTATTTAACGAATCAATGGTTGCGTCATAGATGTCGGTATAATGAGAACGCGGCGCGGCACACAACGATTTTTCTGTTAAGAACAGCGGGAAAAAAATAAGCAGCAATGTTCGTATACATGTTTTCATCGTCATGATGATTCAGTTAAACCGATAAAGAATATAAAGGCGCTAAGATGGTTTTTTTGCTAAGATTTGCTGTTGTAAATATAGAGCAGGAAATTTCGAAAGTCAAGCGGAGGGGGTTGGTGCGAATCGCGCGAAAACCGGCGTTAATATACGATAGAAAGCAAATGATAATATAGGCCCGACAAGCAGCCAGGCAACCACGGCCCTGGCGTTGGCCAGCCACAAAGCCTCAATGGTTCCAAGTGTATCCTTGGCCAGCATCGTGAATATCTGTTCAACGGAAAACGGCAATGGCTCGGTCTGAAACAGCCATGCGCCGAGATGGAAAAAAGGTATGAACAGAATCAGTTGCAGAGGATACGCAAAATAATTTACCAACTGAATGGCGACCTGATTGACGCGGAAGAGAAATCCGAAAGCAGTACATAAAATGGTCGTAGCGCCGATCACGGGAAATATACCAAGGCTTACGCCCAATCCTACGCTCAATGCAAGTTTATCAGGTGTAATTCCCTGTTTGAGAAGGTTGAGCAAAGGGCTAACTAGACTCTTCTTAAAAAAATTGATCAGGATCATTAACAACCGGCCTTGAATTATCCGCATAGAATGAAAAATCTAATACGCAATATTATTTGGGCGCGTATAGATCATTTGCACGACGCTAATATTACGCATATAAAAGGCTGCTTCGCAATAGCTGAAATAATAATTCCATTTGCGTATAAAACGGCTGTCGAAGCCGAGTTTTTTAACATGATCTTTGTTGCGGTTAAAATTCTCACGCCATATTGCAAGGGTTCGCGCATAGTGATGGCCCATATTCTTGAGATCTATCAAATTCAGTTCGCCGGTTCTATTGATCGCTTGATTCAGCGCAGCAATAGAAGGCAGCAACGACCCCGGGAAAATGTGTTTCTGGATCCAGTCCACATTCTTTCTAAGACTGTCATAACGGGTGTCGGGACAGGTAATCACCTGAAGTCCGAGGATACCGTCCGCCTTTAACAGCGCGTGGCATTGAGCAAAGTATGATTCCAAATATTTATGGCCTACAGCCTCAAGCATTTCAATCGAAACAATCTTATCGAATTGTCCCGTCAGCTTACGGTAATCTGTGAGCAGGATCGTGATCTTGTCCGATAATCCTTCTTTTTCAAATCGGTCCTTGGCGTATTGGAATTGTTGTTCGGAAATAGTGATCGTGGTGATCTTACAGCCGTAGTTCTTGACGACATGAACGGCAAATCCTCCCCATCCGCTTCCGATCTCCAAAACATGATCCGTCGCCTTGATCTGCAATTGACGGCAAAGCCGGTCGTATTTTTCTGATTGCGCTTCTTCTAGTGATTGATCCGGCCTGTTGAAATGGCCGCTGGAATAGGTCATGCCGGGATCAAGAAATAGTCTGAAAAAATCATTACTCAGGTCATAATGTTCGGAAATATTCCGACGGGCGATCTTAAGCGTATTCTCACGGGACCGGTGATACCAGCGGTTGATACTTTTAAGAATGTTTAGAGGCGCAAACCGGCGTCGTGAGCCTGATATGGTAGGGCTGTTGTCGATATTCAAAATGAACCAGTTGATCACCCGTGTAATGTCGTCCGTTTCCCAATCCCCGTCCACGTAAGATTCCCCGAATCCCACATCGCCGTAAAAAACACATTTGTTGAAAAAAGCCGGATTGAGAATACGAATCCGCGCTTTGTGACCGGACAACGGATCTCCGATCCTGATCAATTCTCCGTCGGTCAAAGAGATTTCCAGGTAACCCTTCTGCATTTGTTTCAGCATCCGGAGCACCAGCCATTGTTGCCACTTAAACTTATTGCCCGCAGTTCTTGAACACAGCATGTCCGTGCTAAGCGTGCCTTCCATGATATACCTCGCGTTGTAATTCCAATTGGTCGTTTTTCTTATGGTAATTCAGTTTTTTCAGAAACAGTTTTAGCGCTTGCCAATGTATCAGCGTAATGATCTGAAGCGTGATGAATGGAAATCGCAGAAAGTTTCGGATTAATGCCGCATCCGATATGGCTTTTCTTCTTCCAATTAAGGCGCTAATGAAGAATTTTTTTCCGTGCTGAAAATCATTTATCTTTATGTCCAATTCCTCGCCCGGCACGGTCAACTGAAAATCAAATTCCGTATCCATGTCGATAAAAGGAGAGACGTAAAAATATTTTGTTGTTCTTTTACTGAACGTCTTATTCTCCAATTGTTCACCGTTAAAGAAATACGGTTTGAGTTCACCAAAGGTATTGCCCACTTCGGCAACGGCGCAAACAGGATTGTTGCTGCGGTCAAAGCAGAAATAAAACGAGACCGGATTGAAAACATAGCCGAACGTAGCCAGGTTGGTCAGCAGGCCGATCCTCAATTCCGCCCCGTCAATGCCTTTGCCTGAAAGATAAGCGAGAATATTGTCTTTCACCGTAGCACCCGATACTTGCAAATGATCGCGGTCGCGAAAGCTGAAAATGTTGAACCGATTTCGGCTAAGTAAACGGAATCTTTCTGTCAGCATGTCCACCTCGTCAAGATCGATGTAGAACATGAATACACGGTATACAAACCGGTGTTGTTTAGGTTCCAGCCGGTGATGCATCACAGTGCAGTCATATAAACAAGATTTCATGACCATATTTCCTTACCGGAAAGCCGGCGGCTTAATTCGAGCGCCGAAGTAAACGCGTCTTCATGGAAACCGTACCGGAAATAACTGCCGCAAAAATAGACCGGCCCTTCGGCGTTCAACTTAGGAAGATCCTTCTGTGCTTCGACGGCGCCGACAGAAAATAAAGGATGTTCATAGTCGATCTGCTTGAGTATATTTCCTGGGTCAATATTTTCGGCGCCGTTAATGGATACAAAATAGTCCCGCTTATCGGAAACGTGCTGCAGGCTGTTCATGTAATATATTGTTGAAGGTGTCAATGAGCCCGACGTATCCGAATCCAAACGGTAATTCCACGACGCCCATGCGCGTTTTGTACTCGGCATAAAAGAGACATCCGTATGAAGTGTTGCAATATTCTTCTGATAGCGGAACTCCTTCAACAACCGAGACTCCAAATCCGTCGGCCTTTCCAGAAGTCTTAGTGCCTGATCGCCATGACAAGCAAGAATAACGGAATCGTAAATCGCCTTGTTTCCTTGCGCATCGGTTACCGCAGCTTTACCGCTTTCTTTGACAATCTTCACGGCGGCACGTTTCGTATGAATGCGATCCCTGAAAGGCGCAATAAGTTTGTCACGATAAGACCGGCTTCCGTCCACAAGAGTTTTCCACTGATGCTGCGTATTCAGTCCTAAAAAACCGTGGGTGTGAAAGAAACGTACGAGCGCCGCGACAGGGAAATGTGTCATCTTGTCCGGCGCAGTGGACCACACGGCGGAACTCATAGGAATGATATATTTGTACAGAAAATCTCTGTCGAATTGTTTCTCCGCAACGTATTCTTCAAGCGTGTAAGTACTGTATTTGTTTTCAGTCAGCACCTCCACACATTCTTTATTAAATCGGTTGATATTAGTAAGCATTTTTATGAATCCGATATTGAAAATATTTTTTCTCTGCGCGAACAGCCCGTTGAGGCCTGAACCGCTATATTCAAGGCCCGTCGGCACATGCTGGACGCTGAATGACATGGACGTGTTCTTTTCTTTAACGCCTAATTCCTTGAAAAGACGGATTAGGTTCGGATAGGTCACGTCATTGTATACCATAAATCCGGTGTCAATGTAGATCGGCTTGCCGTTCTCATCCACGGTGACCGTATTGGTGTGGCCGCCGATATAGTTTTCCTGTTCATACACTGTAAGGTCGTATTCCTTGTGCAGGAAATGTGCGCACCCCATGCCGGCTATGCCCGTACCGATGATCGCGAGAGATTTCATTCTATTTTACTGCTTGGTAGTTGAATTCCATCCTGACTTTGTGGCTTTTCCCGTCGTCGTTATAAATATTGGATATGCCGTCGTACACCACGAGTTTGCGTGACTCTGTATCGTATGTCAGATGAATCGCTTCTACGAAAAGTCGGAGAAAAAAATTATCGATATCCATGTTCAGCATCACCGCCGGCCGGTTTTCGTGCACTATGTTGCGTTTCTTATATACGCGAAATGAAAAATAATCCAATTGACTTGGCGCAACAAAATTGAATGTGAGTAATTCGCCCTTCATCAGTTTTACCCAATTCTTTTCAACAAAAAAATTGAACCCCGCGTCGATGATCGCCGGTTCAGGGACGCTCAGTATTTTTTCCTGATACGGATCGTCCGGGGAACCTCCTGTGAAAACACGTATCATAGAACCGGTGACTTCCGCTCCTTCCGCATATCCGGTGCGCAGATCGTCCAGCCTGAAATCGGGTTTTATCGGATCGCGTTCGAAATTGACATGACGTTTAACGATCGTTTCCCCTTGGGCGTTTTTGTATGTGAAATTCCATATGCCCGGCCTGTCCGGCTGATCAGTCTGTTTACGTTCTTCCGTGTAAAGCAAAACACGGGTGCCTCGGTCGAAAGCACGCGTGACCAGGGTCGTGACGGTGGAATTGTTGTTCACCGTAAAGCCGGCGGAAACCAATGCTAAAAAAATAATGAAAATCATTCGCCCGGCCATCATCAGCGCCTTTCAAAAAGATAATGACTGACGAACCATTCTTTCCCTTTGCGATAGCCCCATAATTCAGCGCACGCCATGAAAAAGATAC
The sequence above is drawn from the bacterium genome and encodes:
- a CDS encoding DUF2062 domain-containing protein translates to MRIIQGRLLMILINFFKKSLVSPLLNLLKQGITPDKLALSVGLGVSLGIFPVIGATTILCTAFGFLFRVNQVAIQLVNYFAYPLQLILFIPFFHLGAWLFQTEPLPFSVEQIFTMLAKDTLGTIEALWLANARAVVAWLLVGPILSFAFYRILTPVFARFAPTPSA
- a CDS encoding class I SAM-dependent methyltransferase, translating into MEGTLSTDMLCSRTAGNKFKWQQWLVLRMLKQMQKGYLEISLTDGELIRIGDPLSGHKARIRILNPAFFNKCVFYGDVGFGESYVDGDWETDDITRVINWFILNIDNSPTISGSRRRFAPLNILKSINRWYHRSRENTLKIARRNISEHYDLSNDFFRLFLDPGMTYSSGHFNRPDQSLEEAQSEKYDRLCRQLQIKATDHVLEIGSGWGGFAVHVVKNYGCKITTITISEQQFQYAKDRFEKEGLSDKITILLTDYRKLTGQFDKIVSIEMLEAVGHKYLESYFAQCHALLKADGILGLQVITCPDTRYDSLRKNVDWIQKHIFPGSLLPSIAALNQAINRTGELNLIDLKNMGHHYARTLAIWRENFNRNKDHVKKLGFDSRFIRKWNYYFSYCEAAFYMRNISVVQMIYTRPNNIAY
- a CDS encoding DUF1365 domain-containing protein; its protein translation is MVMKSCLYDCTVMHHRLEPKQHRFVYRVFMFYIDLDEVDMLTERFRLLSRNRFNIFSFRDRDHLQVSGATVKDNILAYLSGKGIDGAELRIGLLTNLATFGYVFNPVSFYFCFDRSNNPVCAVAEVGNTFGELKPYFFNGEQLENKTFSKRTTKYFYVSPFIDMDTEFDFQLTVPGEELDIKINDFQHGKKFFISALIGRRKAISDAALIRNFLRFPFITLQIITLIHWQALKLFLKKLNYHKKNDQLELQREVYHGRHA
- a CDS encoding NAD(P)-binding protein — encoded protein: MKSLAIIGTGIAGMGCAHFLHKEYDLTVYEQENYIGGHTNTVTVDENGKPIYIDTGFMVYNDVTYPNLIRLFKELGVKEKNTSMSFSVQHVPTGLEYSGSGLNGLFAQRKNIFNIGFIKMLTNINRFNKECVEVLTENKYSTYTLEEYVAEKQFDRDFLYKYIIPMSSAVWSTAPDKMTHFPVAALVRFFHTHGFLGLNTQHQWKTLVDGSRSYRDKLIAPFRDRIHTKRAAVKIVKESGKAAVTDAQGNKAIYDSVILACHGDQALRLLERPTDLESRLLKEFRYQKNIATLHTDVSFMPSTKRAWASWNYRLDSDTSGSLTPSTIYYMNSLQHVSDKRDYFVSINGAENIDPGNILKQIDYEHPLFSVGAVEAQKDLPKLNAEGPVYFCGSYFRYGFHEDAFTSALELSRRLSGKEIWS